The sequence TCCAGGCGGGTTGCCGCATGACGGCCGAGATCGGGTCCATGCGGATCTCCGAGGAGATCGACATCACCGAGGCGATGGGGCTGCGGCCCATCCCGTTCGTGGTGGGCACGCGGCTGGTCGGCGGGATGCTGTGCGTGATACCCGGCTACTTCGTCGTGCTGATCACCAGCTTCTACGTCGCCAACACCGTCGTCGAGGTGTTCCGCGACCAACCCGGCGGGACCTACAACCACTACTTCGTCCAATTTCTCTCACCCGTTGACATCGGCTACTCGGCGACCAAGGCCGTCATCTTTTGCGTGCTGGTGACGCTGATCCATTGCTATTACGGCTATTTCGCCTCCGGTGGCCCGGTAGGGGTGGGCGAGGCGTCGGGCCGCGCGGTGCGGGCCAGCCTGGTGACGATCGTGGTGGTGAACTTCACGCTGACGGTCTCGATGTGGGGCCTACAACCAGAATTCGTGTTCCGGGGGTAACGGGGAATGCTCTTTCGGACCACCGCCGAACAGGAAGCGCGCCTCCTGGCGCGCATCGGGCTTGCGCTCGTGGCCGCCGTCGCGATGGTGGCCGCACTGATCGTTCTCAACCCGTTCAGCCGTGCCGAACCGCGCACCTCGATCACCGTCGACACGCCCTACGTCGGTCAGGGCGTGGCGCGCGGAGCCCCGGTGATCATGCACGGCATCCGGGTGGGCGAGGTGGCCTCGGTCAGCAGCCGACCACAGGGCGGCGTCCGTCTGCACCTCGCGCTTGCGCCGGGCCCGACCGAGGGGCTCACCGACACGCTGGCCATCGACTTTCGGCCGTCGAACTACTTCGGCGTCACCGGCGTGAACCTGATTCGTGGAGCGGCCGGCGGGAATTTACTGCGTGACGGCGCCCAACTCGACCTGGTCCCTCGGGGCAACTACACCATGCAGTCGTTGATCTCTCGGGTCGGTGAGCTCACCAACGGTGTCGTGACACCGGAGCTGGTCTCGGTCATCGACCGGGCCACCCGCTACGTCGACGGCCTCAACCCGTTGATGGAAACGATGCTGCTGGTCGCCAACGCGGTCACCAAGGTCCAGACCGTGAGCGCCGGGCGGCTGGTCCGCAATACCGCCGGAATAGCCGTCGCTGCACCGTCTTTCGTCGACGGTGCCGCCGATCTGGCGCAGCGGCTCAACGACAACGGCTTGGTCGGCGACGAGGAGTTCTTCCAGGACCGCTTCCTGGCGACCGTGCAGCTTGCCTCGACCGGATTGTTCGGCGCGGTCGGGCAGCTGCTGTCGTCGCACGTCGATGACCTTCTTCCGGCGACGCAGGTGGTGCGTACCCTTGCCACCCCAGTACCCGGAATCGCTCGCGCACGGAACATCTCGGGAACCCTGGTCGAACTGCGGCGCCGGTTCGAGCTCATGTATCAGGGTTCGCCGGAGCAGCGTGCGCTGCAGGTGCACATCACTCTCGACACCCTGCCCGGCGTGGCCGCGCCGCTGGATGCGATGGGGGCCCCTCGATGAGGGACCGGCCCCGGATCATCACGCCGACGGGTGCGGTGTGGCGCCTGGTGTTGAGTGCGGTCGTCGCGATCACGTTGGGGGTCGTGGTCATCAACGTGCTGCGTCAACCGGTCGACGGCCAAACACGGTCGTATTCCGCGGAGTTCACCGACGCCTCCGGCCTGCACACAGACGCCGACGTCCGGGTGCGTGGCGTACGGGTCGGCAAGGTCGAGTCGGTCGAGCTGACCCGCCGGGCCGGCCAGAGCGTCGCCAAGGTCGGTTTCACCATGGAGGACCGGTTCGCCGTCGTGCCCGCGTCCCGATTGGCCATCAAGTTCCAGGCGCTGACCGGTCTGCGCTACCTCGAGGTCATCGACCCGCTCGAAGGCGCTACTGGTGAAGCGGCCCGACTCGTCACCGTCATACCCACCACGATGACGCGGCCATCGCTGGACATCACGACCCTGTTCAACGGGTTGCAGCCGGTGCTCGCGACGCTGAGCCCCGAGCAGATCAACACGTTCACCGACAACGTCGCGACATTCCTGTCCGGTGACGGCGACGGGGTGGGCCCGATGCTGGACAGCATCCGTCAGCTCACCGGATTCGTCTCCGATCGGCAATCGGTGATCTCGACGCTGATGCACAACCTCAGCGCCCTCTCGGAGGCCGTCGGCGGCCAGTCCAGCGAGATGATCCAGCTGCTGGAGTGGGCGAACCGCCCCATCGACGCGGCCATGAGCGTGCTCGACGAGTTCCGCAAATCCGACCTGTACGGGCCCCAGTTCACCCAGGCGGTCGTACGGCTGCTCAAAAGCCTGGGCTTGGAGTACGGCGCCGACATCAGCGACGGTCTCGACAGGGCGCTGACCAACTTCAACGACGCCATCGACAGCTTCAAGATGGTCCCGGTGGTGTGGGAGAACATCGGTCCGCCCTCGGCGAACGGGGCCGACATCGTGCCGTGTTCGCGGGGGCGCGCCCAGCTACCGGAGACCATGGACGTCCTGATCAACGGACAGCGGGTGGTGCTGTGCAACCCATGAAACCCCTACGGGCGCTCGGTCATCCGAACGTGCTGGGTATCGCCGCGTTGATCATGGCCGGTGTTGTCGTGCTGACCGCGGGCATCCTCTACGTCAGCCCGCCCGGGCAACAGACCGTGGTTTTCTACACCGACGACTCCGCGGCCATCCGTCCTGGTGACGCGGTGCGGATCGCGGGGGTCAACGTCGGCAAGATCAAGGACCTGTCGATCGAGCCGCAACAGGTCAGGGTCCGCGCCACGGTCGCCAAAGACGTGTTCGTCGGCGATCAGTCCCAGATCGAGGTGCGCATGCGCACCGTGGTCGGCGGCTACTACACCGCGATCGTGTCACTGGGTGATGAACCGTTGGGCGACAACGCTATCCCCCTCGACCGCGTCACGATGCCCTACAACCTGGTCCGCACGGTCACCGAAGCCACCAGGATCACCGACGAGGTGGACGCGAAGCCGATCCGGGAATCGCTGGCCAACCTGCAGCGTGGCCTGACCGGCAACAACGTCGAAACCCTTTCGGCCATCATGGATGCCGGAGACAGCTTGACCGCGGCCATCGACCAGCAGCGCGGCCAGATCTCGGCGATCCTCAACCTGTCCGACGAGTACATCCAGTCCCTGGCCGGCTACACCGGTCAGCTCAAGGCGATGTTGTCGAAGGTCTCGATCATCGAGCAGACCCTGGTGCTGTACTCGCAGGGGTTCGGGCAGGCGTTGGCGGGGATGGGCGACATCCTCGACTCCCTCAACCCGGTCGGCCGGTTCTACGCCGACCACCGCGACAAGTTCATCGAGAAGGTCCGCAACTGGCAGCAGATCGTCCAGACCTGGGCCGACCGCAGCGGTTTGGTGGTGCGCGGGCTGCGTCGGGTGCGGGACAAGCTCGAACGTGTCCTCGACGCGCAGAACGCCCGGCCGCAGCTGCTGGCCACCGACCTGTGCATCCCGGTTCCGGGGAGTGCGTGCTGATGCGCACTTGCACACGCAGACTGGCAGCCCTGGTTGTCGCGATCGTCACCGTCGCCGCGGCGGTGGCCGGATGCGGTGCGGGCGAACACGCCGCCGAGCGCACCTACTGCGCGCTCATGGCCGACGGCATCGGCCTGTACGCCGGTAACGCGGTGACCCAGATGGGTTTTCGGATCGGCACCGTCACCTCGGTCGAGCCGGGGTTGCACGACGTCCGGGTCGGCTTCATCCTGAGCTCCCCGCGCCAGATCCCCGCCGACGTCAAGGCGGTCATCCGGTCGATGTCGATCCTGGCCGACCGATCCCTGGAACTGGTCGGCAATTACACCCACGGCCCCGAACTGGCGAACGACAGCTGTATCCCGCTGGAGCGCACCGCAACCCCCAAGACCCTTTCGGAGATCGTCGGTTCGATCGCCACCTTCACCGACACGTTGAGCCCCGAGGACTCGACCGATGTGGCCGGCACCATCGCCGGTCTCGACCGGGCCTTCGCCGGTCAAGGTGCCCGCACCCGCGAGTTCCTCACCCGCCTTTCGAACGTGCTGGAGACCCCCGACCAGGCCATCAGCGACATCGGCTCCATCCTGACGAACATGGCTCATCTGACCGGCGAATTGAGCGCGGTGCGGGGCACCCTCAAACAGGTGATGCTCGACGCCGAAGCGACCACACCGGATCTGGTGGTGGCCACCGACGGGGTCAGACGCATGACCCGAACACTGCCGCTGTTGGTCACGGCGGTCGCCGATCTCGAACGCGAACTCGGCGAGCAGACCCAGCTGGTGCTGGACACGGTATCGGTGCCGCTGCGCAAGGCCAGCCCACACGCGAGGGCGTTGTCCGACCTGCTCAACCCGGTCCCGGGCTGGATCATGACGGCCTCGGACCGGTTCAACGAGCAAGGCCTGCAACTCAAGTGGCGTCCCCCGATGTTCAGGATCCGCACTCAGGACGGGCTTCTGCTGTGCGGCATCATGAACTCGCGGGTGCCCGGCAGCTGCGCCGACGTCGCCGGCACCCCGTACGCCGTCGATGTGGCCCTGCTGCAGTACGCGATCACGGAGGCGAGCCGATGACCCGGCGGCTCACCCGCGTGCTCGGCGCCCTCGCAAGTCTGGTGCTGGTCTCCTCCTGTTCGGCGTTGACCGTCGATTCGCTGCCGCAACCCGGCGGGGACCGCGACGGCTATGACGTGCGGCTCGAGTTCGCCAACGTGCTCAACCTGCCAGACCGGGCACGGGTGGTGATGGACGGCGTCACCGTCGGCGTGGTCACCGATGTCGAAGTCGTCGGCGATCGGGTCGATGTCATGTCGCGCATCGACTCCGGGGTCGTCATCCCGTCGGACATCCGCGGAATCCTGCAACAGCCCACCGTGCTCGGCGACATCTACGTGGCGCTGCAACGCAGTCCGGACACTGCGAACTCCGCACCGCCGTTGCGGCCCGGCGACACTGTCCCGCTGGCCCACACCACCTCGCCGCCGCAGATCGAAGACACCATCGCGACCCTCGCCAACTTCGTCGCCAGCGGCTCGATCCAGCGCGCCCAGGACGCCATGATCGGCTTGAACCGCGTCGCCCAGACCAGCGACATCGAACTCGGCGCGGTGATGACCCAGGTGAGCACCAACCTCTCCGAACTGGCCGACAACCTGGAGTCGGTCGCCCTCACGCTCGACGGATTGACCGACACCGCAACGGTGTTGAGCAGCAGGCGGGCGGCCATCGGGCACTGGTTCTCCCCGGCCGGCATGCTCGGCTTCGACCGTGCCACCCAGGTGACTTCGCGGCTGGGTGTGATGATCCCGTCGATCGGCAGCGTCTACAGCGGCGGGTTCTGGCTGGTGCCGATGCTCACCACGTTGGGCGACGCATGGGGCTCCGTGCAGGCGACGAAATGGGCCGTGGAGGATGAGCTACCGCGGTGGAGAAGCCTGTTCACCGACTACTTCCTGCCCCAGGACAAGTATCCGGCGATCAACATCACCTCGATCGTCGGACCCGACGGCCGCGAGCTGTCCGGCGACGTCGCCGATGTGCTACGCATCCTGGGAGCCGCGCCGTGACCGCACGAACCATGCGTAACCTGCTCTCGCTCACCGCGTCGGTGATCATCGTCGTGTTCGCGATCGGCCACATCGCCGGGCTGGGGGTGCGGCTCGGCCCGCCGGAGCATCGGACCAATCTGTCGATGGCCGTGGCGAACATCAACGGTCTGGTCGTCGGATCCAACGTGCTGTTGCGGGGCGTCCCGGTGGGCAAGGTGACCGGTATCGAGGCGTCCGTCGACCAGGCCACCATCGACTTCTACATCGATGGCGCCCACCAGATTCCGGCCGACAGCATGGTGCGGCTGGACAACCTGTCCGCGCTCGGGGAGGCCTACATCGGGTTCTTCCCGCTCAGCTCCGACGGTCCGATGCTCGTCGAGGGCCAACGCATCGCCGCCGAGGCCGTCACGACTCCGCCGACGATCTCCGACCTCGCGGTCAGCGTGGGACGGATCCTGCAACAGGCCGAACCGGATCAGCTGAAGCGGATTGTCGCAGAAGCCGACGTCGCTCTGGCCGACCCGGATGTGGTGCTGCCCAACCTGAGCCGCGCCGGAACGCTGCTGCGCAACGAGGCGAAGAGCATGAACGGCCACGGCCAGGAACTGTTGACCAACGTGCAGACCCTGCTGCGCAACGCCGGCTTCGTCGGCCCCACGCTCGCGCGTCTGGCGCCCCAGCTGCGGCTCCTCGGCCCCAACATGCACGGCATCTTCGCCGGCGCCATGGACCTCGTGCTCGCCGGATCGCCGGAAGCCATCGAGCGGCTGCACGCCTACCTGACGCGGATCCAGAAGTTCCTCGACACCCGGGCCCCCGACATCAAGGTGCTGGCCGAGACGCTGTTACCCAACATCCGCTCGATCGGGTCGGCGTTGACCAACTTCGACACCGGCCGGTTACTGGACAACATGCTGCGCGGCGTCCCCGAAGACGGTGCGATCGATCTGCGCGTCACAATGCTTCCACCACAACAGCCGTGAGCACTCAGCAGGAAGGGCATGCACATGGTCGACGAGAACACTGACGAGACCGACGACACCGCGGCGACGGATTCCCCGACGCCGCAAGGCGAGCCGGTGGGCGGGCGCCAGATATCGATCTCGCTGCGCACTTTGGCGCTGAGCGTCGTGGTGCTGGCGTTGGCGGTCGGCGTTGCCGTGCTGGGATGGTTATATCTCAACGCTCGAAGCGAACTCGACGCGCAGGCCCGTCAGGCCGCGGACAACCAGCGCGCGCAGGAGATCGCGCTGAACTACGCCGTCGAGGCGGCTCAGATGGATTTCCGCGACCTGACCGCGTGGAAGGCACGCTTGGTGGCCGGCACTTCCCCGGAGCTGAACAAGCGCCTCAGCGAGGCAGCCGACTCGATGGAGCAGATCCTGACCCCGCTGCAGTGGGAGTCGACGGCCAAACCGTTGGCCGCGATCGTGCGCTCCACCGCCGGTGGCGCGTACGTCGTCGACGCGTTCGTCAGCGTGCTGACCAAGACGACCCAGGCGCCGGAGGGGCTGCAGTCGACCGCGACCTACAGCGTCACGATCGACAGCAACCAGGACTGGTTGATCACCGATGTCGGTGGAATCGACGCCGTGCTCGGTTCGCGATAGTGAATTTGGTGATGGGCAAGGTGTTTCGGGGTGTCGCCGCGGTGACGGCGAGCCTGTTGATGAGCGCCGTGCTGGCGGTGGCCGGGACGGTGGCGGTCGCGGTCGCCGATCCGCCACCGGATCCGGTTGGCCACGAGCCTCCGCCGCCACGGTTGCCCATGGTGGTGCCGACGGCCTCGGACTGGGAACCCAAGTTCCCGCCCCCGTATGACCAGTCGCGCCGCCATGTCACCGACGCCGACATCGCCGCCCAGCGCGAGATGTGTCAGTGGTTCACCGAACAGTACGGCGAGTTGCTGCAACAGATCGACCGCTTCAACATCAAGCTGATCAGCCGCCACGGCAACTGGGCCGCCGACGACGTGATGGCCCACGCCGATGCCGTCACCGCCAACATCGACCAGTCGGTGGCCTTCCTCACACCCCGCGCACAAGCGCTGACCCAGACCCGAACGTTCGCCGGTGACAACTACTTTCCGCTGTATCAGGGCGAAAGCTTCTACCTGATGTGGCAACACCTGTCCAATGTCAGCGCAGGAATCCGCGGGCGCCAACCGGCGTGGTTCACCGGACCCTCGGTGCAGCGCTTCAAGTACTGGGGCAGCAGGATCAACCGCTCACAAGTCTGTCGCTGAGCCGATCCCGCGAAAGCGCGCGCCTCTCCCGGCCCAACGGGACATTTGGGTGGGAAAGTGCGAGCAGTTTTCGCCATGTCGTCGATCTGGGCGTGCATGGCGGGCAGCCCTGCCTGCTCACGCGACGCTGACGTGCCCGGCGGATTCGCCGATCGTGGCCCCGCGCTCGCCGATGATGGTGCGCATCAACGCCTTCTGCTCGCGGTCACCGCGGTCGGTGGCGCGTACTCGGCCGCCGGGCGACACCGCCGCGGCCGCGCTGCGGGCCAGGTTCACCGGTAGACGCAGCAGCGGATACCACGGCGGCACGTAACGGGGCAGACCCAGCGCCTTCATGGTGCGGGGGCCGAGGAACCCGCTGGCGACCGAAAGGTGTTGCGCGCGGGCGATGCGGCGCCGCACGCTCGGCAGCGTGTCGAAATGCCAGCCCAACGGGTCATCGACCATCGGCATCGCCAACTGCTTGGACGACTC comes from Mycolicibacterium pulveris and encodes:
- a CDS encoding MlaD family protein yields the protein MRNLLSLTASVIIVVFAIGHIAGLGVRLGPPEHRTNLSMAVANINGLVVGSNVLLRGVPVGKVTGIEASVDQATIDFYIDGAHQIPADSMVRLDNLSALGEAYIGFFPLSSDGPMLVEGQRIAAEAVTTPPTISDLAVSVGRILQQAEPDQLKRIVAEADVALADPDVVLPNLSRAGTLLRNEAKSMNGHGQELLTNVQTLLRNAGFVGPTLARLAPQLRLLGPNMHGIFAGAMDLVLAGSPEAIERLHAYLTRIQKFLDTRAPDIKVLAETLLPNIRSIGSALTNFDTGRLLDNMLRGVPEDGAIDLRVTMLPPQQP
- a CDS encoding MlaD family protein, with product MLFRTTAEQEARLLARIGLALVAAVAMVAALIVLNPFSRAEPRTSITVDTPYVGQGVARGAPVIMHGIRVGEVASVSSRPQGGVRLHLALAPGPTEGLTDTLAIDFRPSNYFGVTGVNLIRGAAGGNLLRDGAQLDLVPRGNYTMQSLISRVGELTNGVVTPELVSVIDRATRYVDGLNPLMETMLLVANAVTKVQTVSAGRLVRNTAGIAVAAPSFVDGAADLAQRLNDNGLVGDEEFFQDRFLATVQLASTGLFGAVGQLLSSHVDDLLPATQVVRTLATPVPGIARARNISGTLVELRRRFELMYQGSPEQRALQVHITLDTLPGVAAPLDAMGAPR
- a CDS encoding MlaD family protein — protein: MKPLRALGHPNVLGIAALIMAGVVVLTAGILYVSPPGQQTVVFYTDDSAAIRPGDAVRIAGVNVGKIKDLSIEPQQVRVRATVAKDVFVGDQSQIEVRMRTVVGGYYTAIVSLGDEPLGDNAIPLDRVTMPYNLVRTVTEATRITDEVDAKPIRESLANLQRGLTGNNVETLSAIMDAGDSLTAAIDQQRGQISAILNLSDEYIQSLAGYTGQLKAMLSKVSIIEQTLVLYSQGFGQALAGMGDILDSLNPVGRFYADHRDKFIEKVRNWQQIVQTWADRSGLVVRGLRRVRDKLERVLDAQNARPQLLATDLCIPVPGSAC
- a CDS encoding MlaD family protein; the protein is MITPTGAVWRLVLSAVVAITLGVVVINVLRQPVDGQTRSYSAEFTDASGLHTDADVRVRGVRVGKVESVELTRRAGQSVAKVGFTMEDRFAVVPASRLAIKFQALTGLRYLEVIDPLEGATGEAARLVTVIPTTMTRPSLDITTLFNGLQPVLATLSPEQINTFTDNVATFLSGDGDGVGPMLDSIRQLTGFVSDRQSVISTLMHNLSALSEAVGGQSSEMIQLLEWANRPIDAAMSVLDEFRKSDLYGPQFTQAVVRLLKSLGLEYGADISDGLDRALTNFNDAIDSFKMVPVVWENIGPPSANGADIVPCSRGRAQLPETMDVLINGQRVVLCNP
- a CDS encoding MlaD family protein, with the protein product MRTCTRRLAALVVAIVTVAAAVAGCGAGEHAAERTYCALMADGIGLYAGNAVTQMGFRIGTVTSVEPGLHDVRVGFILSSPRQIPADVKAVIRSMSILADRSLELVGNYTHGPELANDSCIPLERTATPKTLSEIVGSIATFTDTLSPEDSTDVAGTIAGLDRAFAGQGARTREFLTRLSNVLETPDQAISDIGSILTNMAHLTGELSAVRGTLKQVMLDAEATTPDLVVATDGVRRMTRTLPLLVTAVADLERELGEQTQLVLDTVSVPLRKASPHARALSDLLNPVPGWIMTASDRFNEQGLQLKWRPPMFRIRTQDGLLLCGIMNSRVPGSCADVAGTPYAVDVALLQYAITEASR
- a CDS encoding MlaD family protein; amino-acid sequence: MTRRLTRVLGALASLVLVSSCSALTVDSLPQPGGDRDGYDVRLEFANVLNLPDRARVVMDGVTVGVVTDVEVVGDRVDVMSRIDSGVVIPSDIRGILQQPTVLGDIYVALQRSPDTANSAPPLRPGDTVPLAHTTSPPQIEDTIATLANFVASGSIQRAQDAMIGLNRVAQTSDIELGAVMTQVSTNLSELADNLESVALTLDGLTDTATVLSSRRAAIGHWFSPAGMLGFDRATQVTSRLGVMIPSIGSVYSGGFWLVPMLTTLGDAWGSVQATKWAVEDELPRWRSLFTDYFLPQDKYPAINITSIVGPDGRELSGDVADVLRILGAAP
- a CDS encoding ABC transporter permease, which codes for MASAVVLPARDGTHGALRNAGRWVVFIAQTLWYLPLTVLRYRRQTWQAMNGLAWGRGSIIVDGGVLSVLLIMGAAMGASVAIEAFSILNLMGFGALSGIVGGVANVREMAPLVTGIAFAIQAGCRMTAEIGSMRISEEIDITEAMGLRPIPFVVGTRLVGGMLCVIPGYFVVLITSFYVANTVVEVFRDQPGGTYNHYFVQFLSPVDIGYSATKAVIFCVLVTLIHCYYGYFASGGPVGVGEASGRAVRASLVTIVVVNFTLTVSMWGLQPEFVFRG